The following DNA comes from Amycolatopsis albispora.
GCGCGATGGAGGACCTGATCAGCGGCTACTCGGAAGTCGAACAGCGCGCCATCGCGGACTACGTCACGCGAACCGTGGAAATCCTGCGGGAGCAGACGAAGAAGCTGACGGCTCAGGACTCCTGAGCCAGCGTGGCGTGCCGCTCGCGCAGCTCCCGCTTGAGGATCTTGCCGCTCGGGTTCTTCGGCAGCGAGTCGGCGAACACCACGTACTTCGGGCACTTGTAGCCCGCCAGGCGCCCGCGGACGTGCGTGAGCACCTGCTCCTCGGTCAGCGTCACGCCCTCGCGCGGCACCACCACCGCGGTCACCGCCTCGATCCAGTGCGGGTGGCTGATCCCGAACACCGCCACCTCGGCCACCCCGTCGAGCAGGTAGACCGCCTCCTCGACCTCCCGGCTGGCCACGTTCTCGCCACCGGTCTTGATCATGTCCTTCTTGCGGTCCACAACGGACAGATAACCGTCCTCGTCGAGCACGCCGAGGTCACCGGAGTGGAACCAGCCACCCCGGAAGGCCGCGGCCGTCTTATCCTCGTCGTCGTAGTACCCCAGTGTCGCGTGTGGACTGCGGTGCACGATCTCGCCGACCTGGCCCGGCGGCAGCGGGTTGTCCCGCTCGTCCACGATCGCGGTCTCCACGTTGATCGAGGGCCGCCCGGCCGAACCGGCCTTCGGCAGCTGCTCGTGCGGGCGCAGGATGGTGGCCAGCGGCGCCATCTCGGTCTGCCCGTAGAAGTTCCAGAACTCCACCTCCGGCAGCCGTTCCCGCAGCTCACGCAGCACCTCGACCGGCATCGGCGACGCGCCGTAGTAACCCTTGCGCAGGCTGGACAGGTCGGTGCGGTCGAAGTTCTCGTGCCGCAGCAGGGAAATCCACACCGTCGGCGGCGCGAACAACTTGGTGGCGCGCTCCTTCTCGACCGCGGCGAGCAGCGCCGCCGGGTCCGGGCCGGGCAGGATCACGCTGGTCGCACCGAGGTAGACGTCGACGGAGAAGAAGCAGTCCAGCTGCGCGCAGTGGTACAGCGGCAGCGAGTGCACCTCGACGTCGTCCGCGCTCATGTTGCCGTCGATCGCGCACGAGACGTACTGCGCCAGCAGCGACCGGCTCGACAGCATCACGCCCTTCGGCCGCGACTCGGTGCCGGAGGTGTACATCAGGCGCAGCGGGTCGTCGTCGGTGACCAGCACGTCCGGCGCGCTGACGTCACCGGGCCCCTCGATCCAGTCGGTGACCTCCTCCCAGCCCGGCTCGTCGCGCGCGCCGCCGGAGATGCGGGCGCGCGGCACGTCGTCCATCTCGGCCAGCGCCAGCGCGTGGTTCGCGGTGTCGACCAGCGGGCTCTCGGCGACCATGCCGCTCACGCCCGCGTGCCGCAGGATGTAGGCGACCTCCTCGGCACCCAGCATGAAGTTCACCGGGACGAGCACCACGCCCAGCTTCGCGGTGGCGAACACCAGCACCGCGAACTCCCAGCAGTTGTGGCTCAGCAGCGCCAGCCTGTCCCCCTTGACCAGCCCGCGCGCGGCCAGCGTGTGCGCGCACCGGTTCACCGCGGCGT
Coding sequences within:
- a CDS encoding acyl-CoA synthetase codes for the protein MPSAFTPETADAIARARQHSVGDLLRRTALRYPDKLAVVSGDRRVSFAEFDAAVNRCAHTLAARGLVKGDRLALLSHNCWEFAVLVFATAKLGVVLVPVNFMLGAEEVAYILRHAGVSGMVAESPLVDTANHALALAEMDDVPRARISGGARDEPGWEEVTDWIEGPGDVSAPDVLVTDDDPLRLMYTSGTESRPKGVMLSSRSLLAQYVSCAIDGNMSADDVEVHSLPLYHCAQLDCFFSVDVYLGATSVILPGPDPAALLAAVEKERATKLFAPPTVWISLLRHENFDRTDLSSLRKGYYGASPMPVEVLRELRERLPEVEFWNFYGQTEMAPLATILRPHEQLPKAGSAGRPSINVETAIVDERDNPLPPGQVGEIVHRSPHATLGYYDDEDKTAAAFRGGWFHSGDLGVLDEDGYLSVVDRKKDMIKTGGENVASREVEEAVYLLDGVAEVAVFGISHPHWIEAVTAVVVPREGVTLTEEQVLTHVRGRLAGYKCPKYVVFADSLPKNPSGKILKRELRERHATLAQES